Proteins from one Listeria weihenstephanensis genomic window:
- a CDS encoding alpha/beta hydrolase, which produces MSTDRSFLIKAGNRAVLLLHGFAGTTEDVRELGEYLAENGYTVYAPNYRGHGEEPAIFLKTTPEMWYEDAKAGYKHLQDQGYHEIAIVGAAMGGVFALKMAETFNPKAIAPLCANVNRKMRYIPVEKYLLKSMSREGIADAEAEVMLANYAPEIKTMTDARSAFYKAVASDIERIEVPTMIGQGCQDEEISADDANYIFKNIHSDDKQLCFYAGSGHDITTDCEKDILGEDLVYFLDDLMWLEQEVM; this is translated from the coding sequence ATGAGTACGGATCGTAGCTTTCTTATAAAAGCAGGCAATCGGGCTGTTCTATTACTGCATGGATTTGCGGGAACGACAGAGGATGTTAGAGAATTAGGTGAATATCTAGCGGAGAATGGTTATACGGTATATGCACCGAATTATCGCGGTCATGGCGAGGAACCAGCAATCTTCTTAAAAACCACACCTGAAATGTGGTATGAGGATGCGAAGGCGGGTTACAAGCATTTACAGGACCAAGGATATCACGAAATAGCAATAGTAGGCGCTGCAATGGGTGGTGTTTTTGCTCTGAAAATGGCGGAAACATTTAATCCGAAAGCAATCGCTCCATTATGTGCGAACGTGAACCGTAAAATGCGATATATTCCAGTGGAGAAGTATCTATTAAAGAGTATGAGTAGAGAAGGAATTGCAGACGCGGAAGCAGAAGTCATGCTTGCTAATTATGCGCCTGAGATAAAAACAATGACAGACGCGCGTTCTGCGTTTTATAAAGCAGTGGCGAGCGATATCGAGCGAATTGAAGTGCCGACGATGATTGGACAAGGTTGTCAGGATGAAGAAATCTCAGCTGATGACGCGAACTATATTTTCAAAAATATTCACTCGGATGATAAGCAACTTTGTTTCTATGCTGGATCTGGTCATGATATTACAACGGACTGTGAGAAGGATATTTTAGGCGAAGATTTAGTTTACTTCCTAGACGATTTAATGTGGCTAGAACAAGAAGTAATGTAA